In uncultured Propionivibrio sp., the sequence GCCGGAAGTGGCAAGCACAGTCTCAGGAGCGTTCTGTCGCAGATGAAGGTACGTTGGGTTGAGGAGGAACTCTTGCGAACAAGCGACCCGGAGTTGCGCAGCTTCACGGATCTCGACACGCCCGCCGATCTCGCGTTGATCCGCAAACACTGAACGGAATCGACAATGAAAAACGGCCCGGCGCTGAGGCGTCGGGCCGTTTGGAGAAGCGATCAGGCGAACATCAGTCGGCGACGACTACCAGTACCTTGTCGCCATACGCGTCGGTCACGCTGTCCTTGATCTTGAGCAGTTCGCTCCAGCGGCGGAAAGCGGCGATGAACACGATCGTGATGAGAACCATCAGGACGACCGACATCGTTGCGAGCAGGATCAGACCCTTCGGCAGGAAGTTGGTCGTGACGTTGAGATAGCCCGCCCACATGACGGTCGGCCAGACCAGCAAGCCCGGAACGGCCGTCGTCCAAGCGTAGCGGACCTTGCCCAGACGGATCAGCATGGTCGTGCCGACGATCAGCGCACAGGAAGCCAGCAACTGGTTGGCCATGCCGAAGAGCGGCCAGATCGTGGCGATGTCACCGGTATAGACGAGGTAGCCCCAGGACCCGGTAAAGAGCGCACTGGTGATGATGACGCCCGGCGTCCAGGAGTTGTCGGTGAACGGCTTGTAGACGCGACCGAGCATTTCCTGAAGCAGGTAACGACCGACGCGGGTGCCTGCATCGACGGCGGTCAGGATGAAGACGGCCTCGAACATGATGGCAAAGTGGTACCAGTACGCCATCATTCCCTTCATGAACGGCACCGAAGAGAAGATGTAGGCCATGCCGACGGCCAGCGAAACGGCACCGCCCGGACGACCCTGGACTTGCTCACCGACCTGAGCGGCCAGTTCCGGCAGATTCACCGGAGCGACGCCAAGCTTGGCGAACGCGGCCGGGGCGGCGTTGATGGCGAAGTAATCGGCAGGAACCAGCACGCAGGCGGCAATCAGCGCCATGATGGCGACGAAGCCTTCGGTCAGCATGGCGCCATAACCGACGAAGAGGATGTCCTTTTCGTTGGCAATCATCTTCGGCGTCGTGCCGGAACCGATGATGGCGTGGAAGCCCGAGAGCGCACCACAGGCGATCGTGATGAAGAGGAACGGGAACACCGCACCAGGAATGACCGGGCCACCGCCGAAGACGTGCGAGGTGATCGCCGGCATCTGCAGATCCGGATTGACGAAAACGATGCCGAGCGCCAGGGCGGCGATCGTACCGATCTTCAGGTAGGTGGACAGGTAGTCACGCGGAACCAGCAGGAACCAGACCGGCAGTACGGAAGCGAAGAAACCGTAAACCGGGATGATCACCGAGAGTTCCTTCTTGGAGAAGGTCAGCATCTGGGCCAGGGTCGGGTTGGCGGCAACGTACGGACCTGCCCACAGGGAAACCAGCAGGAGGATGACGCCGATGATGCTCATGCCCTTGATGTCACCGGGGCGGACCTTTTGCATGTAGATGCCCATGACCATCGCGATCGGGATCGTCGCAAAGACCGTGAAGGTTCCCCACGGGCTGTTGAACATGGCGTTGACGACCGCAATCGACAGGCCCGCCAGCGTCAGGATCAGGATGAAAAGGATCGAGATCGAGGCCACTTTACCCGCCGATTTTCCGATTTCGGTTTCGGCGATCACCGACAGGCTCTTGCCCTTGTGACGGACCGAGGCGAACAGCACGACCATGTCATGGACGGCGCCGGCCATTACGCAGCCGATCAGAATCCACAGCGCGCCGGGAAGGTAGCCGAACTGCGCGGCCAGAACCGGGCCAAGCAGTGGGCCGGCCGCGGCGATCGCGGCGAAGTGGTGCCCGAACAAAACATATTTATTCGTTTTGACGTAGTCGTGACCGTCGTTGATCGTAACGGCCGGTGTGACGCGGTCTTCGTCCAGTTTCATCACCTTGTTGGCGAGAAACAGACCATAGAGGCGGTATGCAATCGCAAAAACGCATGCCGACACGAAGATCAGTGTTAATGAACTCATCAGAATCCCCCAGATTGATTGAAAAGCCTCGCGTGTTCGGACAACCCAGCCCCTGATGCCATAGGCCGACCCAACATGCCGGTATCAGTCTAGTCGCTTTTCTTTTTTGCGAAAGCGGAAAATGCCGAGTGGCCTTACCCGGTGCTAAACGGACGAAATTGGGGGCTGAGTGGCGTGGTCTAGCTGAGAAGAAGTTGCGATTTGATATCGCGAAGATGGCGGCGACTGACGGGAATGCGCTTGCCGGTATGCGTCACGGCTTCGGCCGATCCGTTGTCGAG encodes:
- a CDS encoding carbon starvation protein A, which encodes MSSLTLIFVSACVFAIAYRLYGLFLANKVMKLDEDRVTPAVTINDGHDYVKTNKYVLFGHHFAAIAAAGPLLGPVLAAQFGYLPGALWILIGCVMAGAVHDMVVLFASVRHKGKSLSVIAETEIGKSAGKVASISILFILILTLAGLSIAVVNAMFNSPWGTFTVFATIPIAMVMGIYMQKVRPGDIKGMSIIGVILLLVSLWAGPYVAANPTLAQMLTFSKKELSVIIPVYGFFASVLPVWFLLVPRDYLSTYLKIGTIAALALGIVFVNPDLQMPAITSHVFGGGPVIPGAVFPFLFITIACGALSGFHAIIGSGTTPKMIANEKDILFVGYGAMLTEGFVAIMALIAACVLVPADYFAINAAPAAFAKLGVAPVNLPELAAQVGEQVQGRPGGAVSLAVGMAYIFSSVPFMKGMMAYWYHFAIMFEAVFILTAVDAGTRVGRYLLQEMLGRVYKPFTDNSWTPGVIITSALFTGSWGYLVYTGDIATIWPLFGMANQLLASCALIVGTTMLIRLGKVRYAWTTAVPGLLVWPTVMWAGYLNVTTNFLPKGLILLATMSVVLMVLITIVFIAAFRRWSELLKIKDSVTDAYGDKVLVVVAD